ATCCACGCGCACGGGTTCGCCGGCCGGTACCCGCGGAACAGCACGGGACCGTCGCCGGTGTCGAGCGAGAACGGCTCCCCGCGCAGCGCCTCGACGTCGACGCCGCGCAGGTACACGTTGCGGCGGGTCGCCACCGGGTCGACCGGCACCCCGAGCCGTCGGGCGACCTCGTCGAGCCCCGCGAGCCCGATCACCGTCACCGAGGCGTGCACGTGCGCCCGGGCGGCGAAGTACCGGTCGCCGACGATCCCGAGCCCGGCCCGCAGCTCGACGCGGTCGCGCAGCTCCTCCTCGTCGGCGGGGGTGGCGCCGTCCGCGGGGCGCCCCTCGTAGCGGTGGCGGCGGGAGACGAGGAGCATCGCCACCTCGACCTCGCGGGCGTACGGCAGCGGGACCGGGGTGACCGCGTCCGGAGCGGGGGCCATGCGGACGACGGTAGTCGCGCCTCCCGGCCGTCGTCGCCACCGCATGCCGGACTGCCGTGTCCGATTCCCGCCAGTCCGGTGTCGTGGGCCCGTGTCAGGCTGACCGCATGAGCACCACCGGAGCCGACGCGCTGCACCAGGAGCGGTACCGCATCGCGGCCTCGCGCGACGCCCGGTTCGACGGCCAGTTCGTCACGGCCGTCCACTCGACCGGCATCTACTGCCGGCCGAGCTGCCCCGCCCGCACCCCGCGGGCGGCCGGGGTCACCTTCTACCGGACGAGCGCCGCCGCGCACCTCGCCGGCTTCCGCGCGTGCAAGCGCTGCCTGCCCGAGGCGACCCCCGGCAGCCCGGAGTGGGACCTGCGCGAGGACGTCGCCGGCCGGGCGATGCGCCTCGTCCTCGACGGCGTCGTCGAGCGCGAGGGCGTCCCCGGCCTCGCCGAGCGCGTCGGCTACTCGGAGCGGCAGCTCAACCGGATCATGACCGAGGAGCTCGGAGCCGGCCCGAAGGCGCTCAGCCGCGCGCACCGGGCGCAGACCGCCCGCACCCTGCTCACCTCGTCCGACCTGCCGATCGCCGACGTGGCGTTCGCCGCCGGGTTCACGAGCATCCGACAGTTCAACGACACCGTCCGCGAGGTCTTCGCGCTCACCCCCACGGCACTGCGCGACCGACGGCCGGTCACCCCGAGCACGGACGGCGCGCTGCGGGTGCACCTGCCGGCGCGTCCGCCGTTCGACGTGCAGGGGCTGCTCGAGTGGCACGCGCTGCACGCCCTGGCGGGCACGGAGCAGGTCACGACCACCGCGACGGGGCGGGTCGCGTCCTACGGGCGGGTGCTGGACCTGCCGGGAGGCCCGGGCTGGTTCCGCGCGTCGGCCGCGGGGGACGACGGGGCCGGCTCGGTCGCCGGCGTCGGCGTCGGCGTCGCCGATGGTGCGGGGCGGACCGGCCTCGACCTGCTCGTGCGGCTCACCGACCTGTCCGACCTGCCGACCCTGGTGGCGCGGGTCCGGGCCCTCTTCGACCTCGACGCCGACCCGGTCGCCGTCGACACCGCCCTGGCCGCCGTGCCCGAGCTCGCCCCCGTGGTCGAGCGGATCCCGGGGATGCGGCTGCCCGGGGCGGTGGACCCGCACGAGGTGGTGTTCCGCACCCTGATCGGCCAGCAGGTCTCCGTGGCGGCCGCCCGGACGGCGCAGACCCGGCTCGTCGCCGCGCTCGGGGAGCGGGTCCCCGACGGCCTGGTGCCGTGGTCGGGCGACGACGGCGCCGAGGTGCGGCTGTTCCCCCGCGCCGCGGTCGTCGCCGGGCGCGGGCGCGAGGTCCTCCGCGGGCCGGCTGCCCGGGTCGAGACGATCGTGCGCGTGGCGACGGCGCTCGCCGACGGGTCGCTCGTCGTCGACGGCGGCCAGTCGCTCGACGACCTGCGCGCCGGGCTGCTCGCCGTGAAGGGCATCGGACCGTGGACGGCGGACTACGTCGCCCTGCGGGTCCGGCACCACCCCGATCTCTTCCTCCACAGCGACCTCGCCGTGCGGAACGGTGCACAGGAGCTCGGGCTGCCCGGGACGGCGCGAGAGCTCTCCCTATGGTCGGAACGGGTGGCGCCCTGGCGGAGCTACCTCACGATGCACTGCTGGCGGCCGATCGTCGATCGCGCGACGGAACGGACCGCAGCGACCTCCACGAACCCCGGGAAGGAACCCCGATGACCGACGCCGTCCTGACCACCCTGACCACCCCCGACGGGCCCTTCACCGTGCTCGAGGACGACCGGGGCCGGGTCCTCGCCTCGGGCTGGACCGCCGACACCGACCGCATCCTCGCGCGGATCGCCGAGCGGCACCGACCCACGCGGGTGCGCACCGGCCAGGTCGCCGCCGCGGCCGCGGTCGACGCCTACTACGCGGGTGAACCCGACCACGTCGCGCAGGTGCCGGTCCACCAGGTCGGCACCGAGCTCTTCGTCGAGGGGTGGCGGCGACTGCGGGACGTCCCGGCCGGCTCGACCCTGACGTACACCGCGTTCGCGAGCGCCATGGGCCGCCCCGACGCGGTCCGGGCCGCCGCGAGCGTGTGCGCACGGAACGCGCCCGCGCTCTTCGTGCCGTGCCACCGCGTGCTCCGGTCCGACGGCTCGCTCGGCGGCTTCGCCTGGGGACTCGACGTCAAGCGGGCACTGCTCGAACGCGAGTCCGTCGGCGTGGACGCCCTCGTCTGAACGGACGCTCGGGCGGGGCGCTCGTTCACAGCAGGCGCAGAGGGCTCCCCCAGGACGCGGGTGGTGACGCGGGCCCCTCCGCCTGTCAGACTCGCCATCGACGACGTGGCCCACGATCACCGTGAGCCGAGATCAGCGTCGCCCGAGATGCGTGTGGCACACACCGGTGCCGCACGACCGGGGACGACCCGCACGCCGTCAGGACTGGACGAGGACCCCATGACGACCACCGCCGAGCGATCGGTGCTGTCCGCGGACGGCACGCGCATCGCGGTCTCGTCGAGCGGGGACGGCCCCGCGCTCGTCCTCGTCGGTGGCGCCTTCGACCACCGCGGCACCCCGTACGTCGACGGCATCGTCGCGGCGTTCTCGGACCGCTACCGCATCGTCACCTACGACCGTCGTGGGCGCGGCGAGAGCGGGGACACCCGACCCTGGTCCGTCGAGCGCGAGGTCGAGGACCTCGCGGCGGTCGTCGCCGACGTCGACGCCCCGGTCGACATGCTCGGCCTCTGCGTCGGCGCGGGCGTCGTCCTGCACGCCGTGGCCGCGGGCGTCCCCGTGGGCCGGGCCGTCCTCTACGAACCGCCGTACCGAGCGAGCGTCGACGCCCGCGCCGACGACGTCCTGTTCGCCGACCGGCTCGACGAGATGATCGCGGGCGGTCGTCGTGCCGCCGCGGTCCGCGCCTACCTCACCCGCGTGCTCGGGGTGCCGATGCTGCAGGTGTCCGCCGTGCCGCTCAAGCCGAAGCTCTGGAAGGCGCTGCTCGCCGACGCCGGGGTCCTCGCACGCGACGTCCGGGTCCTCGGCGGCCTGGTCGTCCCGGAGCGGGTGCTCGCAGCGGTCGGCGTCCCGGTGCTCGTCGCCGCGGGCACCACCGGCGCCGTCTGGGCCCGCGGGGCCGCCGACGCCGTGGTCGAGACGGTGCCCGGGTCGACCGCCGTCGTGCTCGAGGGCCAGGGGCACGTGCCGGACCCGGGTGTCCTGCGCGGTGCCGTCGACACCTTCCTGCTCGGGGAACGCAGTCCCGACCCGCGCTGACGTGGGCCAGGATGGACGGGTGAACGCACCCCGCCTCGGACTCCTGCTCGACGTCGACGGCCCGATCGCCAGTCCCCTCTCGCGCACCATCGCGATCCCGAGCATCGTCGAGGACCTCGTCGCGCTCGCCGCCGAGGGCATCCCGGTCGTGTTCAACACCGGCCGCAGCGACGCCTTCATCCGCGAACAGGTCGTCGGACCACTGCTCGACGGTGGACTCGCCGCCGGCGGCCGGGTGCACGCGGTCTGCGAGAAGGGCGCGGTCTGGTGCTCGATCGGCCCGCAGTTCCCGGGCGGCACGGGGGAGCTCACCGTCGCCGAGGACCTCGCGCTGCCGCGGGACTTCGCCGACGAGATGCGGGAGCTCGTGCGCGACGAGTACGCCGACCTGGTCTTCTTCGACGAGACGAAGCACGCGATGGTCTCCATCGAACAGCTCGTCACGGTCGACAACGCCGACTACCTGGCGCGGCAGCCCGCGTTCGACGCGCAGGCGATGGCCGCCCTCGAGCGACGCGGGCTCGGCGTCCGCCGCCTCGACGACGTCCGGCCCGACGGACAGGGTGCGGTCGCGTGGCGCGTCGACCCGACCATCATCTCGACGGACGTCGAGTCCGACCGCAGCGGCAAGGACCTCGGCGCGGAGCGGGCGCTCGGACTGCTCGCCCAGGACGGTGCCCTGCCCGTCGCCTGGCGCACCGTCGGCGACTCCCGGAGCGACTACGCGATGGCGGACTGGCTGCACGCGAACGGCCACGAGGTCGCCCACGTCGACGTGCGTCCGGCCGAAGGGGTGCCCGAGACGCCGTACCCGGTCCTCACCGCGCCGGACGGGATCATCCACGACGAGGCCGGCGCGCGCTTCCTCCGCGCCTGGCGTGCGGGCCGCGAGGGCTGACTCCCATTTGCGGGAGCGTGCGGTATACCACTACCCTTCCCGGGTCCGCCTGCTCCGATGACGGGAACGTCCCATGGCCCTCCGCACCAAGTCCATCGAGGCGTCGCTCGCCGACGCCGACGAGAAGGGGCGCTCGCTCAAGCGCTCCCTGAAGACGTTCGACATCGCCGCGATGGGGATCGCGGTCGCGGTCGGCGCCGGCATCTTCTCGGTCGGGGCGAACGCCGCCGCGAACTTCGCCGGCCCGGGCGTCATCGTGTCGTTCATCCTCGCCGCCGTCACCTGCGGTCTCGCGATCATGTGCTACGCCGAGTTCGCCTCGACGATCCCGGTCGCCGGCTCGGCCTACACGTTCACGTACGCCACCATGGGCGAGCTGCTCGCGTGGATCGTCGGGTGGGACCTCATCCTCGAGACCCTGACCGCCAGCGCCGTGATCGCGAAGTACTGGGGCATCTACCTCAGCACCGCGTTCGACGTGTTCGGGGTCACGCTGCCGGACACCATCGCGCTCGGCCCGGTCGGGTTCGCCTGGGGCCCGGTGCTCATCGTCGCGGTGTTCACCGCGCTGCTGGCGTTCGGCACCCGGCTGTCCAGCCGCGTCTCGGCCGTCATCACGATCATCAAGGTCGCGATCGTCCTGTTCGTCATCGTGGTCGGTGCCTTCTTCGTCAAGGCCGCGAACTTCACGCCCTTCATCCCCGCAGCCGAGCCGACCAAGGGCGCCGAGGGCAGCTTCCTCACCCAGTCCCTGGTGTCCTTCGCCACCGGTTCGGCGCCCGCGCAGTACGGCGTCTTCGGCCTGCTCGCCGCCGCGTCCCTGGTGTTCTTCGCGTTCATCGGCTTCGACGTCGTCGCGACCAGTGCCGAGGAGACCGAGAACCCGCAGAAGACGCTCCCGCGCGGCATCTTCATCGGCCTCGGCATCGTCACGCTGCTCTACGTCGGCGTCAGCATCGTGATCACCGGGATGGTGTCGTACCAGCGGCTCGCGCAGGAGGACACCCCGTCCCTCGCCTCGGCGTTCGACATCGTCGGCCTGCCCTGGGCCGCCGGCATCATCGCGATCGGGTCGCTCATCGGCCTGACCACGGTCGTCATGGTGCTGCTCCTCGGCCTGTCCCGCATCGTCTTCTCGATGAGCCGGGACGGCCTGCTGCCCCGCTGGTTCTCGGTGACGAACCCGAAGACGCAGACCCCGGTCCGTGTCCAGGTCATCGCCGGCATCGTCGTGGCGGTCCTCGCCGGGTTCACGCCGGTCGAGAAGCTCGAGGGCCTCATCAACATCGGCACGCTGTCGGCCTTCGTGCTCGTGTCGATCGGCATCATCGTGCTCCGGAAGTCCCGCCCCGACGCACCGCGCTCCTTCCGGGTGCCGTGGTCGCCCGTCATCCCGATCCTGTCCGCGGTGCTCTGCTTCTGGCTGATGCTCAACCTCGAGGTCGAGACCTGGCTGCGCTTCGTCGTGTGGCTCGCCATCGGCTTCGCGATCTACTTCGGCTACAGCCGCCGCCACAGCCGCGTCGGCAGGTCGATGCGCGAGTAGCGGTCCCGCGTCGGCCGGCGCCGGCTGTCAGGCACCGACGAGCAGGATCACCCCGAAGGCGAGCATCACGACGGCCACGAGGGCGTCGAACACCCGCCAGGTCACCGGCCTCGCGAACAGCGGCCGGAGCAGTCGCCCGCCGAAGCCGAGCGCCCCGAACCACAGGCAGCTCGCCGCGACCGCGCCGACCGTCCACCACCAGCGCTCGTCGACGCCCTGCTGGTTCGCGACGGAGCCGAGGAACACCAGCGTGTCGAGGTACACGTGCGGGTTCGCCCACGTGAAGACGAGCATCGTCAGGACCGCGGCCCGCATGGTCGGTGCCGCCGTGGTGCCGGGACCGACCCGGCCGGGAGGCGCGGTGCGGCTCGTCGACGCGGGTCGCGCCTCCAGGGCGGCCGGTCCGGACGCCGGGCCCGCCGTGCCGGGGCTGACGTCGGACGCCGGGCCCGCCGTGCCGGAGCCGACGTCGGCCGCCGGTCCGGCCGCCGCATCCGCCGCCGTCGTCGCGAGCGCCGTCGTCGCGTCCATCGTCGTCGGGGCGGCGACGGGCACCCCGTCCTCCGCGGCCCGGTCGTCGAGGCGCACGGCATCGCCGGACGGACGCAGGGCACGCCGGGCCGCGAGCACCCCGTAGGTGAGCAGGAAGGCGGCGCCGACGAAGCGGACGACCAGCAGCGCGGCGGGCACCCGCTCGACGACCGCCCCCACCCCGAGGACCCCCGCGACGATGAGCGCCGCGTCCGACAGCGCGCAGACCGCCACCGCGACCGCGACGACGGCCAGCCGGGCGCTGACGGCGAGGCGCAGCAGGTACGTGTTCTGCACCCCGATGGCGACGATCAGGGCCAGGCCGGTCCCGAGGCCGGAGAGGAGGGGCAGGAGCGCGGTCACACCCGAACGGTACGGCCCGCGCTGTCCACAGGCCAGCTCATGTTCCTGTCGCACCGTAAGCTGCGCTGATGGTGCAGTTCCAGCGTGACCACCTCGAGACCCTGCTCGCCGCCGTCGACACGGGCACCTTCGACGCCGCCGCCCGCGAGCTGGCGATCACACCGTCGGCCGTCTCGCAGCGGGTCAAGGCGATGGAGCAGCTCGTCGGTCGGGTGCTCCTCCAGCGGACCACCCCGATCCGACCGACGCCCGACGGCGAGGTCGTCCTCCGGCACGCGCGGCAGGTGCGGCTGCTCGACGCCGAGACCTCGCGGGCACTCGCGGTGTCGGACGCGGACGGCCCGGGCCGGACGCCCTCGATCGCCCTGGCCGTCAACGCGGACTCCCTCGCCACGTGGTTCCTCGACGCGCTCGACCTCGTCCGCCGCGACACCGACGTGGTGTTCGACCTGCACCGCGCGGACCAGGACCGCACCGCCGAGCTGCTCCGGGCCGGCACCGTCACGGCGGCGGTGACGGCCGAGGCCGAGCCGGTGCAGGGGTGCTCGTCCGTCCCGCTCGGGGTGGACCGCTACCGGGCCGTCGCGGCGCCGTCGTTCGTCCGGCGGTACCTCGAGGGCGCGGACACCGAACGCCGCATGACGACCCGCCTCGACCGGGTGCCGCTCGTCGACTACGACCGCGACGACGACCTGCAGCAGGGCTTCCTGCGCCGGGTCCTCGGGCACGCACCCCGAGGACCGCGGCACTTCGTCCCGACCTCGGCGGACTTCGCCCGGGCGGTCGAGCTCGGCTTCGGCTGGGGGATGTTGCCCGAGGCGCAGTGCCTCGGGGCGCTCGAGCGGGGAGCCCTCGTCGAGCTGACGCCGGGGCGACGAGCGGACGTGGTGCTGTGGTGGCAGCGCTGGACCACGTCGTCACCGCTGCTCGACCGCGTGACGGACGCGGTCCGGTCGGTCGCGGGGGCGCGCCTGCACCAGCCCGGCTGACACGCCCGACGCCGTCCGCTCCGCCCGGTTGTCCGCGGAACGCGCGTCCGGCGTCGGATCGCGCGGACGACCACCGATCAGGGGCCTGTTCACACGATCGTCACGAACCGGCGGCGCACCGTGTCGTACGATCGGCACCACCGACGGCGCGGGCCGTCGTGAGCACCACCCGAACACACCGAACCCGATCCGCCTCCCGAGGGCGGATCCTCCGGTGCCTGCCGCACCCACGGCGTGCACCGTGCCACGGACGAGGAACCCTAGCCTCCGTCCGCGCCGGACCCTCCCTGGTCCGGGACCTGTCGCCATCGTCGCCGACACCCGTCATCCGTCGTGCCCCCGCGGGCAGGACGGACCGACATCTCCGACACCCGACAGGAGAACGCGCATGTCCGCACCCACGGACGTCCGGCGACCCCGGACGACCTCCGCACCCCTGACCGAACCCGACGACCGCGCCGTGGTCGAGGTCCCGGCCGACGAGCAGCCCCGCCGCCGCTCCGGTCGTCGAGCCTCCACCGGCAGCCCCGCCGGAGGCCCCGCCGGCACCCCGGCCGGTGACCGCGCCGGCACGGCGACCGCACCGCAGGCCGAGGTCACCGGCCGCCGCACGGGCATGCTCCCGTCCGGTCGTGGACGAGCCGACACCCGGGCACACAGCCCGGTCATGGTGCTCATCGTCCTGCTGGCGACGCTCGGTGTCGTCACGTACGCGGTGTTCCTGCTCAACCCGGCGAACCGCGGCGACTTCCTGCCGTACGGCCTCGTCATCGTCGCCGAGAGCGTCCTCGTCGGACAGTCCCTGCTGTCGATGTGGACCATCCTGTCCGGCGGCACCGACCCGCGTGACTTCGCGTTCCACAACACGCAGGACACGCTGTTCGACCTCGACGAGATCGACCGTCGCGACCTCACCGGGCGCAGCCACCTCTGGCCGATGCGCATGCGCGGCCAGCGGGTCACGGTCGACGTGTTCATCACCGTCTACGGCGAGGAGCTGACCAAGATCGCGGCCACCGTCGCCGCGGCCGTCGCGATGCGCGGCGAGCACCGCACGTGGATCCTCGACGACGGTCGGAGCGACGACGTGCGCGCCCTCGCCGACCGGCTCGGGGCCCGCTACGTCCGCCGCCTGTCGTCGAACGGGGCGAAGGCGGGCAACATCAACCACGCCCTGACCCTGGCGAAGGGCGACTACTTCGCGGTCTTCGACGCGGACTTCGTGCCGTCGCGGGACTTCCTGTTCGAGACGGTGCCGTTCTTCGCGGACGGGTCGATCGCCTTCGTGCAGACCCCGCAGACGTACGGCAACCTGCACAACCTCGTCTCCCGCGGCGCCGGCTACATGCAGACGGTGTTCTACCGCTTCATCCAGCCCGGTCGGAACCGCTTCAACGCGGCCTTCTGCGTCGGGACGAACGTCATCTTCCGCCGTGCCGCGATCGACGACATCGGTGGCATCCACACCGACTCGAAGTCCGAGGACGTCTGGACGAGCCTGCACCTGCACGAGCGCGGCTGGAAGTCGGTCTTCATCCCGATGACCCTCGCCGTCGGTGACGCCCCCGAGACCATCGAGGCGTACAGCAAGCAGCAGCTCCGCTGGGCGACCGGCGGGTTCGAGA
The sequence above is drawn from the Curtobacterium sp. L6-1 genome and encodes:
- a CDS encoding molybdenum cofactor biosysynthesis protein, whose product is MAPAPDAVTPVPLPYAREVEVAMLLVSRRHRYEGRPADGATPADEEELRDRVELRAGLGIVGDRYFAARAHVHASVTVIGLAGLDEVARRLGVPVDPVATRRNVYLRGVDVEALRGEPFSLDTGDGPVLFRGYRPANPCAWMETEVAPGAFRAMRGRGGVRCDPESDGVLALGRAVLRTAHPVPSD
- a CDS encoding DNA-3-methyladenine glycosylase 2 family protein, producing MSTTGADALHQERYRIAASRDARFDGQFVTAVHSTGIYCRPSCPARTPRAAGVTFYRTSAAAHLAGFRACKRCLPEATPGSPEWDLREDVAGRAMRLVLDGVVEREGVPGLAERVGYSERQLNRIMTEELGAGPKALSRAHRAQTARTLLTSSDLPIADVAFAAGFTSIRQFNDTVREVFALTPTALRDRRPVTPSTDGALRVHLPARPPFDVQGLLEWHALHALAGTEQVTTTATGRVASYGRVLDLPGGPGWFRASAAGDDGAGSVAGVGVGVADGAGRTGLDLLVRLTDLSDLPTLVARVRALFDLDADPVAVDTALAAVPELAPVVERIPGMRLPGAVDPHEVVFRTLIGQQVSVAAARTAQTRLVAALGERVPDGLVPWSGDDGAEVRLFPRAAVVAGRGREVLRGPAARVETIVRVATALADGSLVVDGGQSLDDLRAGLLAVKGIGPWTADYVALRVRHHPDLFLHSDLAVRNGAQELGLPGTARELSLWSERVAPWRSYLTMHCWRPIVDRATERTAATSTNPGKEPR
- a CDS encoding methylated-DNA--[protein]-cysteine S-methyltransferase, which codes for MTDAVLTTLTTPDGPFTVLEDDRGRVLASGWTADTDRILARIAERHRPTRVRTGQVAAAAAVDAYYAGEPDHVAQVPVHQVGTELFVEGWRRLRDVPAGSTLTYTAFASAMGRPDAVRAAASVCARNAPALFVPCHRVLRSDGSLGGFAWGLDVKRALLERESVGVDALV
- a CDS encoding alpha/beta fold hydrolase, producing the protein MTTTAERSVLSADGTRIAVSSSGDGPALVLVGGAFDHRGTPYVDGIVAAFSDRYRIVTYDRRGRGESGDTRPWSVEREVEDLAAVVADVDAPVDMLGLCVGAGVVLHAVAAGVPVGRAVLYEPPYRASVDARADDVLFADRLDEMIAGGRRAAAVRAYLTRVLGVPMLQVSAVPLKPKLWKALLADAGVLARDVRVLGGLVVPERVLAAVGVPVLVAAGTTGAVWARGAADAVVETVPGSTAVVLEGQGHVPDPGVLRGAVDTFLLGERSPDPR
- a CDS encoding APC family permease, encoding MALRTKSIEASLADADEKGRSLKRSLKTFDIAAMGIAVAVGAGIFSVGANAAANFAGPGVIVSFILAAVTCGLAIMCYAEFASTIPVAGSAYTFTYATMGELLAWIVGWDLILETLTASAVIAKYWGIYLSTAFDVFGVTLPDTIALGPVGFAWGPVLIVAVFTALLAFGTRLSSRVSAVITIIKVAIVLFVIVVGAFFVKAANFTPFIPAAEPTKGAEGSFLTQSLVSFATGSAPAQYGVFGLLAAASLVFFAFIGFDVVATSAEETENPQKTLPRGIFIGLGIVTLLYVGVSIVITGMVSYQRLAQEDTPSLASAFDIVGLPWAAGIIAIGSLIGLTTVVMVLLLGLSRIVFSMSRDGLLPRWFSVTNPKTQTPVRVQVIAGIVVAVLAGFTPVEKLEGLINIGTLSAFVLVSIGIIVLRKSRPDAPRSFRVPWSPVIPILSAVLCFWLMLNLEVETWLRFVVWLAIGFAIYFGYSRRHSRVGRSMRE
- a CDS encoding LysE/ArgO family amino acid transporter yields the protein MTALLPLLSGLGTGLALIVAIGVQNTYLLRLAVSARLAVVAVAVAVCALSDAALIVAGVLGVGAVVERVPAALLVVRFVGAAFLLTYGVLAARRALRPSGDAVRLDDRAAEDGVPVAAPTTMDATTALATTAADAAAGPAADVGSGTAGPASDVSPGTAGPASGPAALEARPASTSRTAPPGRVGPGTTAAPTMRAAVLTMLVFTWANPHVYLDTLVFLGSVANQQGVDERWWWTVGAVAASCLWFGALGFGGRLLRPLFARPVTWRVFDALVAVVMLAFGVILLVGA
- a CDS encoding LysR family transcriptional regulator ArgP, which gives rise to MVQFQRDHLETLLAAVDTGTFDAAARELAITPSAVSQRVKAMEQLVGRVLLQRTTPIRPTPDGEVVLRHARQVRLLDAETSRALAVSDADGPGRTPSIALAVNADSLATWFLDALDLVRRDTDVVFDLHRADQDRTAELLRAGTVTAAVTAEAEPVQGCSSVPLGVDRYRAVAAPSFVRRYLEGADTERRMTTRLDRVPLVDYDRDDDLQQGFLRRVLGHAPRGPRHFVPTSADFARAVELGFGWGMLPEAQCLGALERGALVELTPGRRADVVLWWQRWTTSSPLLDRVTDAVRSVAGARLHQPG
- a CDS encoding glycosyltransferase family 2 protein, with amino-acid sequence MSAPTDVRRPRTTSAPLTEPDDRAVVEVPADEQPRRRSGRRASTGSPAGGPAGTPAGDRAGTATAPQAEVTGRRTGMLPSGRGRADTRAHSPVMVLIVLLATLGVVTYAVFLLNPANRGDFLPYGLVIVAESVLVGQSLLSMWTILSGGTDPRDFAFHNTQDTLFDLDEIDRRDLTGRSHLWPMRMRGQRVTVDVFITVYGEELTKIAATVAAAVAMRGEHRTWILDDGRSDDVRALADRLGARYVRRLSSNGAKAGNINHALTLAKGDYFAVFDADFVPSRDFLFETVPFFADGSIAFVQTPQTYGNLHNLVSRGAGYMQTVFYRFIQPGRNRFNAAFCVGTNVIFRRAAIDDIGGIHTDSKSEDVWTSLHLHERGWKSVFIPMTLAVGDAPETIEAYSKQQLRWATGGFEILLTHFPFNPKRKLTMDQRLQYFVTASFYLTGIVPGLLLLVPPLEIFFDLRPMNMSIGVGEWVLFYLGFYLMQVVLAFYALGSFRYETLLLAAVSFPIYARALWNVLCGKEQAWHVTGAGRGRAPSPFNFIVPQVLVFVFLTLTSVVAIWRDVSNGQLTLATAWNITNSIIFGAFIVTALREQSANRRAARQERDADTAPVLVLTAGLEPAPALRTQVVHPDSLQPARDVIAASAASGTPTPVEVAS